From a region of the Alnus glutinosa chromosome 1, dhAlnGlut1.1, whole genome shotgun sequence genome:
- the LOC133858844 gene encoding uncharacterized protein LOC133858844 isoform X1, whose protein sequence is MFSIAFLGGSEGGGSDFAGMPKRSTMLEDVVQPPEQLSTDEISSPFSAQIFDLCDLGLFPETLQNSEATSSSNCCYEENSSYATNLSLPGEVDTKFNGYQDNNGINPNKTCNPAHQTTSTSTSTTANTITMNNNSNLSAIFDSQEEIDNDISASIDFSPSPPFPVPPYLTIQQDQFGFSSMHPQIALSDAAVEGLSQYPADPVATLMGAPLPAVFKEDYLPLHPLSPSCSFFGPALGTYMPAGSMNATALSADSSGIFARSILMGSELQPQELDYQGDNGGIYCPDSVQRVFNPGDLQALNTESQQLMGKAGNSTPLASDISSLEDSTFKVGKLSVEQRKEKIHRYMKKRNERNFSKKIKYACRKTLADSRPRVRGRFAKNDDFGEAPRPACSNHEDDDDDEVVVKEEEDLVDSSDIFSHISGVNSFKCNFPIQSWI, encoded by the exons atgttCTCCATTGCTTTTTTAGGAGGTAGTGAGGGAGGAGGCTCCGATTTTGCGGGAATGCCTAAGCGTAGTACGATGTTGGAGGACGTGGTTCAGCCACCGGAGCAGCTTTCCACC GATGAAATTTCGAGCCCATTTAGTGCTCAAATTTTTGACTTATGCGACCTTGGACTTTTCCCTGAGACCCTACAAAATTCCGAGGCCACTTCTAGCTCAAACTGTTGCTATGAAGAGAACTCCTCCTATGCCACAAATCTTTCCTTGCCTGGAGAGGTTGACACTAAGTTCAATGGCTACCAAGATAACAATGGCATTAATCCTAACAAAACCTGCAACCCCGCCCACCAAACAACCAGCACCAGCACCAGCACCACCGCCAACACAATCACCATGAACAATAATAGCAATCTGTCAGCAATCTTTGATTCCCAAGAAGAGATTGACAATGACATCTCTGCTTCCATAGACTTTTCCCCATCCCCTCCCTTCCCTGTTCCACCATATCTCACAATACAACAAGACCAATTTGGTTTCTCTTCAATGCACCCTCAAATTGCTTTATCAGATGCTGCTGTTGAGGGGCTCTCGCAGTACCCTGCTGACCCAGTTGCAACTCTTATGGGGGCTCCCTTACCTGCTGTTTTCAAAGAGGATTATTTGCCTTTGCATCCCTTATCtccttcttgttctttttttggcCCTGCCTTGGGAACATACATGCCGGCTGGCTCCATGAACGCAACTGCATTATCTGCTGACAGTTCTGGGATTTTCGCCAGAAGCATTCTTATGGGTTCTGAACTCCAGCCACAAGAATTGGATTATCAGGGAGACAATGGTGGAATTTACTGTCCAGATTCTGTGCAGAGGGTTTTCAACCCTGGAGACCTTCAG GCACTGAATACTGAGAGTCAGCAACTGATGGGAAAAGCTGGGAATTCTACTCCATTAGCATCAGATATTTCAAGTTTGGAAGACTCAACTTTCAAAGTAGGAAAACTCTCTGTCGAGCAAAGGAAAGAGAAGATCCATAGGTACATGAAGAAGAGGAATGAGAGGAacttcagcaagaaaataaag TATGCCTGCCGCAAAACACTAGCAGACAGCCGACCGCGAGTCAGAGGAAGATTTGCAAAGAATGATGACTTTGGAGAGGCCCCTAGGCCTGCTTGTAGCAAtcatgaagatgatgatgatgatgaa
- the LOC133858844 gene encoding uncharacterized protein LOC133858844 isoform X2 — protein MKNDASTLLKLKDEISSPFSAQIFDLCDLGLFPETLQNSEATSSSNCCYEENSSYATNLSLPGEVDTKFNGYQDNNGINPNKTCNPAHQTTSTSTSTTANTITMNNNSNLSAIFDSQEEIDNDISASIDFSPSPPFPVPPYLTIQQDQFGFSSMHPQIALSDAAVEGLSQYPADPVATLMGAPLPAVFKEDYLPLHPLSPSCSFFGPALGTYMPAGSMNATALSADSSGIFARSILMGSELQPQELDYQGDNGGIYCPDSVQRVFNPGDLQALNTESQQLMGKAGNSTPLASDISSLEDSTFKVGKLSVEQRKEKIHRYMKKRNERNFSKKIKYACRKTLADSRPRVRGRFAKNDDFGEAPRPACSNHEDDDDDEVVVKEEEDLVDSSDIFSHISGVNSFKCNFPIQSWI, from the exons ATGAAGAATGATGCGTCTACTTTGCTCAAATTGAAG GATGAAATTTCGAGCCCATTTAGTGCTCAAATTTTTGACTTATGCGACCTTGGACTTTTCCCTGAGACCCTACAAAATTCCGAGGCCACTTCTAGCTCAAACTGTTGCTATGAAGAGAACTCCTCCTATGCCACAAATCTTTCCTTGCCTGGAGAGGTTGACACTAAGTTCAATGGCTACCAAGATAACAATGGCATTAATCCTAACAAAACCTGCAACCCCGCCCACCAAACAACCAGCACCAGCACCAGCACCACCGCCAACACAATCACCATGAACAATAATAGCAATCTGTCAGCAATCTTTGATTCCCAAGAAGAGATTGACAATGACATCTCTGCTTCCATAGACTTTTCCCCATCCCCTCCCTTCCCTGTTCCACCATATCTCACAATACAACAAGACCAATTTGGTTTCTCTTCAATGCACCCTCAAATTGCTTTATCAGATGCTGCTGTTGAGGGGCTCTCGCAGTACCCTGCTGACCCAGTTGCAACTCTTATGGGGGCTCCCTTACCTGCTGTTTTCAAAGAGGATTATTTGCCTTTGCATCCCTTATCtccttcttgttctttttttggcCCTGCCTTGGGAACATACATGCCGGCTGGCTCCATGAACGCAACTGCATTATCTGCTGACAGTTCTGGGATTTTCGCCAGAAGCATTCTTATGGGTTCTGAACTCCAGCCACAAGAATTGGATTATCAGGGAGACAATGGTGGAATTTACTGTCCAGATTCTGTGCAGAGGGTTTTCAACCCTGGAGACCTTCAG GCACTGAATACTGAGAGTCAGCAACTGATGGGAAAAGCTGGGAATTCTACTCCATTAGCATCAGATATTTCAAGTTTGGAAGACTCAACTTTCAAAGTAGGAAAACTCTCTGTCGAGCAAAGGAAAGAGAAGATCCATAGGTACATGAAGAAGAGGAATGAGAGGAacttcagcaagaaaataaag TATGCCTGCCGCAAAACACTAGCAGACAGCCGACCGCGAGTCAGAGGAAGATTTGCAAAGAATGATGACTTTGGAGAGGCCCCTAGGCCTGCTTGTAGCAAtcatgaagatgatgatgatgatgaa